A single window of Pyrus communis chromosome 10, drPyrComm1.1, whole genome shotgun sequence DNA harbors:
- the LOC137748907 gene encoding uncharacterized protein, producing MEPAKIDWKRLEWRFTEDKYYEQINAPKWFDFLNPNDNSVDDQAWFCRPECKHPKTAEDFLKSSPPKVPRSAVVSEVSPLGDKIQRDVKLKRRGLKQSSIYPTNNSRFKEDGENQNPNLSTPPMNQAKAMKATIKSSTAKKQPIESTPPNNEVLPKLRSTLSARNLFAGRDILNQITDFCSELKRMAMRAREREDVENSDVRKIPAGLKEEVVKNEECNSEVLRELKGRETERMPLLEVGNGKTERQTETTPLLEVNKGKNERQAERTPLHGVSKTKTEGMEGSNTEEKQTRKKRDDEAENVPIPLSLENVKCKGGESLLQIRTNPPSPQCFSATTPSSNITPSKASKSKLMERGILGEVEQNKKVVSKEDSTEKGKPACIVDGREARALDVFWFLKPCTTLSG from the exons ATGGAACCGGCAAAAATAGATTGGAAACGTTTAGAGTGGAGATTcacagaggacaaatactacgaGCAAATAAACGCCCCCAAGTGGTTCGATTTCTTGAACCCCAATGACAACTCCGTCGACGATCAGGCCTGGTTCTGCCGCCCAG AATGCAAGCATCCGAAGACGGCTGAAGATTTTCTCAAGTCATCACCTCCCAAG GTTCCGAGGTCAGCTGTTGTTTCTGAAGTTTCTCCACTTGGTGATAAAATCCAGAG AGATGTGAAGTTAAAGAGAAGGGGATTGAAGCAATCTTCGATTTACCCAACTAATAACTCAAGATTCAAGGAAGATGGTGAAAATCAGAACCCCAATTTATCAACCCCTCCAATGAACCAAGCTAAGGCCATGAAGGCAACAATCAAATCAAGCACAGCGAAGAAGCAACCAATTGAGAGCACACCGCCAAACAATGAGGTGCTTCCAAAGCTGAGAAGCACGCTGTCTGCAAGGAATTTATTTGCGGGGAGGGATATTCTGAATCAGATTACAGACTTCTGTTCTGAATTGAAGAGAATGGCGATGAGagcgagggagagagaggatgTGGAGAATTCAGATGTGAGGAAAATCCCAGCGGGTTTGAAGGAAGAGGTAGTGAAGAATGAGGAGTGTAACAGTGAGGTTTTAAGGGAGTTGAAAGGGAGGGAAACAGAGAGAATGCCACTGCTTGAGGTGGGTAATGGAAAAACTGAGAGGCAAACTGAGACAACTCCATTGCTGGAGGTTAATAAAGGGAAAAATGAGAGGCAAGCGGAGAGAACGCCATTGCATGGGGTAAGCAAAACAAAGACTGAAGGAATGGAGGGGAGCAATACCGAGGAGAAGCAGACGAGGAAGAA AAGAGATGATGAGGCAGAGAACGTCCCAATCCCTCTAAGTTTAGAGAATGTCAAGTGCAAAGGAGGCGAGAGCTTGTTGCAAATCCGCACCAACCCTCCCTCTCCTCAATGCTTTTCTGCCACAACGCCCTCCAGCAACATCACACCTTCAAAAGCTTCCAAGTCCAAGCTGATG GAACGGGGAATCCTTGGAGAGGTAGAGCAGAATAAAAAGGTGGTGAGCAAGGAGGATTCCACAGAGAAAGGTAAACCTGCCTGTATAGTCGATGGAAGAGAAGCAAGAGCGTTGGATGTTTTCTGGTTTTTAAAACCTTGCACAACACTTTCCGGCTAA
- the LOC137748959 gene encoding E3 ubiquitin-protein ligase BIG BROTHER-like, whose protein sequence is MNVNGHMEMHYLGTGYPYPPTEGFMGFFDGLANVPMNYGHTMPMHDQETAYWSMNMNSYKFLPSGPGSTSYYGTYEVNDHLPRMDVSRRTWEYPTLTNPEEPATSDSQPEEDAVMEAQAVPEECIQNQQNTNTSEVAWQEDIDPDNMTYEELLDLGEAVGTQSRGLSDELISLLPSSKYKCGNFFLRKKSGERCVICQMQYKRGDRQITLPCKHVYHSECISKWLGINKVCPVCNLEVFGEESRH, encoded by the exons ATGAATGTTAATGGACATATGGAAATGCATTACCTGGGCACGGGCTATCCTTACCCGCCTACTGAAGGCTTCATGGGTTTCTTTGACGGTCTTGCTAATGTACCGATGAATTATGGTCACACCATGCCGATGCATGATCAG GAAACTGCGTACTGGTCAATGAATATGAATTCATACAAGTTTTTACCATCTGGTCCGGGGAGTACTTCTTATTACGGTACATATGAGGTAAATGATCATTTACCAAGAATGGACGTCAGCAGGAGGACTTGGGAATACCCTACATTGACAAATCCAGAAGAGCCTGCAACCTCCGACTCACAGCCAGAAGAAGACGCTGTCATGGAAGCTCAAGCTGTGCCTGAAGAAT gtATTCAGAATCAGCAAAATACAAATACTTCTGAG GTTGCATGGCAAGAGGATATTGATCCTGATAACATGACCTATGAG GAATTACTTGACTTGGGTGAGGCAGTTGGCACTCAAAGCCGAGGTCTCTCTGACGAACTTATTAGTTTGCTTCCATCGTCAAAATACAAGTGTGGAAACttctttttaaggaaaaaatcCGGAGAGAG GTGTGTGATTTGCCAGATGCAGTATAAAAGAGGAGATCGACAAATCACATTGCCATGCAAACATGTCTACCATAGCGAATGCATCAGCAAATGGCTCGGTATCAACAAG GTATGCCCAGTTTGCAACCTCGAGGTTTTCGGTGAGGAGTCAAGGCACTAG
- the LOC137748760 gene encoding uncharacterized protein → MVVLQLFFTVAFSAVPLTLYVPPLRSLNPFVETMEELFSESRAYTNRVYPRVRHLWFRILDYLLCSRTTR, encoded by the exons atggTGGTGTTGCAGTTGTTCTTCACAGTGGCCTTCTCTGCAGTGCCTCTCACTCTCTACGTGCCTCCACTCAGAAGCCTAAACCCCTTCGTGGAGACCATGGAGGAACTCTTCTCCGAATCAAGAGCTTACACAAATAGGGTCTACCCACGTGTCCGACATCTTTGGTTTAGGATCTTGGATTACTTACTTTGCAGCAGAACCACAAG GTGA